In Gracilibacillus salitolerans, the sequence TCGATCGCATTTGCACATGGAGAAGATCTGAAAAATCGTTTTGTTGAAACATCTCGTGACGGCTATGCATTTGCGCAAGATACTAGTGCGTATTCATTAATAGCAGTAGCTCGTGAAGCACAGCCTTTAATGACTGAAGGTGGATCAATTATGGCGATGAGTTACTTAGGTGCAGAACGAGTTGTGCCAGGTTATAATGTCATGGGAGTTGCCAAAGCGGCATTAGAATCTGCTGTTAAATACTTAGCGATGGATTTAGGGGAAAATAATATTCGTGTAAATGCTATTTCTGCTGGTGCAATTAAAACGTTAGCTGCCAAAGGTGTTCCATCATTCAATGAAATTTTACACAAAATTGAAGCAGAATCACCTTTAAAACGAAATGTAACACAAGAAGAAGTAGGCGACATGTCAGTAGCGATGCTGAGCCACTTATCCAGAGGTGTTACCGGAGAAATCGTTTATGTCGACTCTGGCTACAATATTTTAGGATAACCAAAAAAGGCCAGGACAGAATCATTCGATTTAAGCAACAATCCCAGGAAGTATTGACCTTATCAGATGAGAAAGACCTTCGCGAATGCGAAGGTCTTTTACTTTTGCAATTTTCGTCCTTGGAAAATGAACTTATCAAACGAAGGATGGACACTTATTCATGAATTTCCTTTCTTGTGTCCTTCACCCCGCTTATGATGGACACTTATTCATGAATTTTCTTTCCTGTGTCTTTCATCCCGCTTATGATGGACACTTATTCATGAATTTTCTTTCTTGTGTCTTTCATCCCGCTTATGATGGACACTTATTCATGAATTTTCTTTCTTGTGTCTTTCATCCCGCTTATGATGGACACTTATTCATGAATTTTCTTTCCTGTGTCTTTCATCCCGCTTATGATGGACACTTATTCATGAATTTTCTTTCTTGTGTCTTTCATCCCGCTTATGATGGACACTTATTCATGAATTTCCTTTCTTGTGTCTTTCACCACACTCTCGAAGACAAAATTTCATAAAAATCAGGAAAGTGTCTTCGAGAACTTCGCTTGTCAGGGTGTGGTATTAGTCTCCAGTGGCGAGAAAGAATACTTTCCTTTTTAGAGATATTCTAACACTTACTGTTCCCATCCCAATAAAATTACCTCTTATTAAGCTGACATAGAAGTCTCATCTTTTAAATCCTTTTGTAATTTCTTATTAGAACTAAATAATCGGTAGATCGCCGGGATCAATAATAGTGTTATGAATGTAGCGAAAAGTAATCCCGAAATGATAACTGTTGCCATCGGTGCTTGATAGTTGCTCGACGTTCCTGTTGTAATCGCTAATGGTAACATGCCGGCAGCAGTTGTAAAGCTAGTCATAAAAATAGGGCGCATTCGATTTCTCCCTGCTTCCACAAGTGCTTCTGTTACGATATACCCTTCTTTTCTTAGTTGTTTTGTTCGATCGATAAACAGGATGGCATTATTGAGAACAATACCAATGAGCATGATGATCCCCATAGCAGATAATGCACTTAATTCCCGTTGAGTGAAGAATAAACCTAAAATCACACCAACGATCGTCATCGGAATAATCGACATTACAATAATCGGATGGAATAAATGATCGAATTGCACAGCCATCACTAAATAAACGAGGAAAATGGCAATCCCGATAATGAGTAGAATCTCCATCATTAATTCTTGCTGTTGCTCCAAATCTCCTGTAGTTTCTATCTGGTAGCTGTCCGGCGTTTCAAAATCAGCAATTAATTGTTGGACGTCGCGATTAACGGAACCTAAATCTCTTCCTTCTAATTCAGCAGATATCGTTACATACCTTGTTCCATCATCATGTGTAATTTGATTTGGAATTTCGGTCGTATTTAAACGAATAAATTCAGATAATGTTTTATTGCCTTCCATTGTCTGTACTTCCATATCCAATAAGGCATCTTTCTTATCTATCTCATTGGCCCATTCTACTTGAATAGGTATCTCTTTGTTTTCTACAACGATTTCGTCAATTGGCATATCTAAAAATGCTTGCTCCATATAATTTCTAACATAGAGAGAACTGAGTCCACTATCTCTGATAGCATCGTCTTTCAATTCAATTACTTCGTCAAGTGAAGCACGTTCTCCAGAGTGACTAACACCGACAACTCCTGAGATTTCTTCTAATTCACTTGAGAAGTCTGTTGCAATGGATTCGAGTTCCTTCAATTTATCACCTTTTATCATCACTTGGATTGGCTGTCCACCACCTTCAGAGAAAGTACCTTGCACACTTTTAATCGGTTGTGTGTCTTGCAGCTCCCGTAACGATTTCGTGATTTCTTCATTGACTTGATTTTGCTCTCTTGTGATGGCATCCCCTGTGGTCAAATTAATAATACTGAACAGTAAGCCACCATCATCCATCGCATAGTTCGCTTCTACATCTTGTATCGCTTCTAATTCTCGATTAATCTCTTGTACAACCTCATTTTTTTCAGAGATGGATACACCTGGTTCTAATTCAATCATTAATTCAGAATAACGGTTATACATATCTGGCATAATTGTCATTGGTATTTTCGAGACTAAGAAGAGTGAACCTGCCAATATAAGAATAAACAAGCTAATGATGGCGAAACTATTTCGTTTTTTCTTAACAATCCATTGAGCGAATTTGGTGTAGCTATTTATAATCCAACCATCCTTCGTTCTCGCATGGTTTTTGCGGATTTTCAAAAAGCGATGAGCGAAAGTTGGAATAACGGTAAAGGAGATAAGCGCAGAGCTGACTAACGTGATGGCAACTATCATCGATAAAATGATCATAAATCTTCCGATATCTCCACTGATTAATCCAATGGGTACAAATACGACAATAGTTGTTAACATAGAGGCGATGACTGCGGTTGCTACTTCTTTTGTTCCTTCCAGTATCGCTTCTAATTTATCAAAGCCTTGTTCTTTCTTGCGATAGATTGATTCAAGAATAACGATCGAGGAATCTACCATCATCCCAATCCCTAATCCTAACCCAATTAAAGTTAGAATATTAAAACTATAATCAAAAAGCCACATGGCGATAAAGGTAAGCAAAATAGAAGTAGGAATCGCAAAACCAATAATAAAAGTAGCTCTTATATTACGCAGAAAGAGAAACAGGATAAATATCGATAAAATCCCGCCAATGAGAATATTTGCTGTTACTCCGTTAAGAGAATCTTCTACGTAATCAGCTTGGGCTACAACCTCGTGTAGTTCGAATCCATTTATAAGTCCTTCATCTCTTATCTCTTTTATTTCAGCACGGACAGCGTGAGCCATTTCAATTTGGGTAACATCCGCAACTCGACCAATTTGTATCATGATGAAATCCTTTGATCCATTCTTCCAAACGATAGAATTACTTTCTTGCGGCTGCAGGGAAACTTCTGCAATATCTTTTAATACAATCATTTCATTTTGGCCTTGAATCGGTATATCTTCAATGCTGGAAGTCGAATCTAATGCAGAATGCCATCTTAAGGATGGGGTATCTTCTTCCCCATCGAATTGCCCAATAGCTGCTTCTTGATTTATTTCTTGAATGGTTGTAATTATTTGCTGGAGATCAAGTTCTTGCTCCATTATTTTATCTCGGTTAAATGATACAATGATTTCCTGTTTGTAACCTCCCTCTAAAGCAACATCTCTAACTTCTGGGAGGTTCTCTAATCTAGGTTCCAATATATTCTCAGCAAAATCGGTAATCTCAACCATATCTTCACCAGATAAATCTAGGTAAAATTCATAATCTCCCTCTGTACTAAATTGACCTGCTTGATAATCCTGAATATTATCATTGCTAGATGCAACAGTATGGATAGTATTTTCTACCTCTTGAAAAACCTCATCCCCTCGGTCTGTTTCAATCGTAATACTAACATTGCTTCTACCTACATAAGAGGTAGAAGAAACATTTTCTACTCCGTCAATTCCTTTAATTTCATTCTCTAATGGATTGGTAATGGTTTGCTCAACATCAAGCGCAGACATATCTCCGGCCATGATATCAACAAATGCCCCGTCCATATTGACTGATGGTAGAAGTTCCCTATCTAACTTTAGAATGGATTGAATACCTAAGACTACAATAAGCACAACAAGCAAACTAACAAGGATTTTCCTTTCGATAATAAATCTTAACCATTTCAATGGTATCTCCTCCTGGATCATATTATTTACGATGCTAAACATAGGTAAGTCCCCCTGATAGAAGTATCTTTTGTGGGAATATGTAAGTTATGGACTAACTATTTCTACCTAGCGATTTCATTTTATACCGTAATTATCCAATTAGGTATTGTTCTTGAGACGTAACTTTTCTAAGTCTAGAGGCTTAGGAGACATATGCTATACTGAAAGAAAAAGTTTTGGTGGTATGAAGAATGAAAAGATTATTACTTGTGATGTTATTGTTTCTAAGTGGATGTTATCAAGCAGGAGACCAAGCGACATTACCATTTAATAAGGCTCCTCAAACAGAAAAAGTAAAAAAAGAATTGCTATATCCCGATCGACCATTAGACAGGTTTTGGAACATTACCGAAATCAATTTAGATGCAAGTTCTGTTCTTTTAATAAATGCCGATACAGGACATGTTATTTATGAAAAAAATAGTGATATACCATTACCTACAGCAAGCATGTCAAAAATGATGACGGAATTACTTGTTTTAGAAGCAATTGAGAGTGGGAAATTGGAATGGGGTCGTGATGTAGAAATAAGTGATTATGCATACTCCATCTCCCATCAACCAGGATATGCTTCTGTCGATTTATCGCAAGAACTTCATTACACGGTGGCAGAATTGTTCCAGGCTATGGCAATTCACTCAGCCAATGGCGCAACCATCGCATTAGCGGAAGAGATAAGTGGAAGTGAAGAATTTTTTGTGCAGCAAATGAATAAACGAGCGCAAGAGTTACAGTTGGAGGATACACAATTTGTGAACAGCACTGGATTAGATAATTTGCATTTGGGAGATTATTATTCTGTTGGCGGTGTAGACGATACGAATACGATGTCAGCACAGGATTTAGTGATACTTGCGGAGCATTTGATTACGACATATCCCGAATTGTTGGAGACTGTTAACCAGCCTACATATGTATTAAATAACCGGGAATATGAAAATACGAATGGGATGCTGGAAGGTGATTTAGCTTTCGAAGGTGTGGACGGGTTGAAAACTGGATATACCGATCTTGCTGGCTATTGTTTTACTGGAACTGTTGAACGAGAAGGTGTAAGACTAATCTCTGTTGTGATGGGAACATCCTCAGAAGTCGACCGTTTTGTCGAAACGGCGAGATTATATGAAAAAGCATTTGAGCAGATAGAATAGTTTTGAGATAGTAAAGAAGCTGTTCTAAGTGGGATCAAAATGATTAATATTTGTTCCGCAAGTAGTAGTTGAGTATAATTGATTTTGTTGATTTTAAACAGAAATAGAAGAAGAAGGCGAAAAAATGAAAAACGGTTTACATTTATATAAGACTGACATGAAAAATATTATCACAAATTGGGTTGCGGCGATTTTAATAGGGGGCTTAATGATACTACCCTCGTTATATGCTTGGATGAATATTGAAGCATCATGGGACCCATATGGTCAAACCGATCAAATTAAAGTTGGGGTAGTGAACAATGACATTGGAGCCTCCGTTCGTGAAGAGGACATACATGTAGGTGATGAATTAGTAGAAACATTGAAAGATAATGATTCGATGGATTGGCAATTTGTCGACGAAGAAAAAGCAATGGATAAATTAGAATATGGAGATTATTTTGCTGTAATAGTAGTTCCAGAAGATTTTTCGGAGAAGTTGGCTACGGTTATCAGTGACCAACCAGAAAAAGCAGAAGTAGCGTACTATGTGAATGAAAAAATAAATGCAATTGCTCCGAAGATAACGGATAAAGGGGCTACGGTAATAGTAGAAGAAATAAGTTCAAATTTCATTTCAACGGTCAATGGCGTTATCTTTGACATGTTTAATCAGATCGGTATGGAATTAGAAAATGCACTACCTGACATTATACAATTCGAAGACTATATTTTTACTATTGAAGAAAAGCTTCCTGAAATTAAAAATATATTAGATGAATCATTAGCAGACGCTGAAAATGCGGAGGAAATGGTCAGTGATGCCAATAGTCTTATTCCTAGAGTAGAAGAGGCAACTAGTCAAGGACTTTCAACTGTGAATGAAACATTAGATTTTATATATGAAGCAGAAGGACGATTAGATGAAATAGCTCCACGAGTAAACGAAGATTTAGACACGATTCAGCAAGCAGTGCAGGATACGAATGCGTTTTTAGAATCAGTAGATATATCTTCACAGAACTTGCCAGATATCCATCAACAAATAGATAACTGGAATGAACAAATAGATAGTTCCATTGCTTCTATTGAATCCATAGAGGAAATCTTACGTCAGGTTCAAAATCAACAAGAATCTAATCAGGATGAAGAAACAACGGATAATCCAGACGAGAATGGATCAGAAGATAACCAGGAACCTGAAGGAGATACAGAAGAAGAAGCCAATCAACAAAATAATCAAGAGCAGATTGAAGATGCACTAAATCAACTGGCATCCATGAAAGCTGCGCTACAAGAACTGCAAGAACAACTGAACCAAGCTAATGAGATGATCAAAGAAAACAATGAAGCATTAGAAGAAATGATTGCTAACTTAAAAGACACTGCTCAATTTACAAATGAGAGACTGGATGCATTTATTTCAGAGTACCAAGAAACGATAGAACCAAGAGTCAAAGAAGAAATTCAGCATACGAAAAGCTCGTTAGAATCGGCAAAAAGTATTTTAATGGAGATTCAAAATACCATACCGGAAGCACAAGAATTATTAAATAGAACAGCAACAAATTTAGTAGATGGCGAAGAGATGCTGGAAAGTGTGTTAGCAGAATATCCTTATATTCATACCAAAATTAATGAACTCGCTGATAAAATCCGTAGTGTCGAAGGGGAAACGGATTTAGAGGAAATTATTGAGTTGTTGCAAAATGATCCTGATGCGGAACGAAGCTTTTTTGAGGAACCAGTCATGTTAAATCAAAATAAGTTATTCCCAATTGATAATTATGGAACAGGAATGACGCCGTTTTATACGGTTTTAGCGATATGGGTTGGTGGATTGCTGTTAATTTCGCTATTGGCAACAGATCCCCATCATGTAGAGTCCTATACAGGAAGACAGATTTATTTTGGTAGATTATTCACTTTTATCACAATCGGATTCTTCCAAACGATAATCGTGACATTGGGTGATATGTATCTTCTTGATGTAGAAGTCAAGGAACCCATCTGGTTTATATTATTCGGCTTGTTATCAAGTATTGTATTTATTTTGATTGTATACACCTTAGTGTCGGTGTTTGGTGACATTGGCAAAGCTTTAGCCATCGTCTTTCTTGTTTTACAGATCGCTGGTGCTGGAGGTACCTATCCAGTAGACTTACTACCAGAATTTTTCCAAGCCATTAATCCTTATCTTCCGTTCACATATGCGATTAATTTGATGCGAGAAGCAGTAGGAGGAATTGTTTGGAGTAAAGTCCAACATGATGTCCTGGTTCTATCGGCATTCGGACTTGTCGCATTGATTATTGGAGCGCTGTTCAAAGCACGCTTGAACAAGTATACACATCGATTAATGAAGAAATCGAGAGAAACCGGCTTATTCCATTAATCAAGTAACCCTCCATTTTTCGGAGGGTTAACTTTTAGGGAGGGTGTATTATGAGTAAAAGAGGCTGGATTATTTATAATGGGAATTTATACACAAAGAAATTTGCCGAACAAATCAAATGGTTACGAAAAACAGCAGAGACGTTTGATTTTGAAATAGATGTGATCGCTAATAATCAACTCTTGGTTGCTATGGAAGAAGGATGTGCACGAATACTTACCGAAAAGCAAAAGCCTGACTTTGTGTTCTTTTGGGATAAGGATTTATTTTTGGCGAGACAACTAGAAGAACAGGGGGTGCGCTTATTTAACCCGGCCAAAGCGATAGAGATTTGCGATGATAAAGCATTAACCTATCTGCAGTTAGCGAATCATGGTATTCGCATGCCAAAGACGATCATTGCCCCAAAGGTCTTTGTTTCGTTAGAAGACGATAGCCATCTTGGCCAAGTAATCGAAATACTTAGCTTTCCCATGGTCATTAAGGAGACATTCGGATCCTTTGGTGAACAGGTATATTTGATTAAAAATGAGCAGCAATTACGCCAAAAAGCAAAGGAATTACAGCATAAACCACATCTTTTTCAAGAGTATATTGCATCAAGCTATGGTCGAGATGTGCGCTTAAATGTCGTAGGAGATCGTGTAGTCGCAGCAATGCTTCGAAAGTCAGATCAAGACTTCCGTGCAAATGTAACAGCAGGTGGCAAAATGTATCGTTACCAGCCAACAGAAGAAGAAGAGAAATTAGCGGTTCGCTGTAGTCAAATAGTTGGGGCAGACTTTGCAGGTGTTGATCTCCTTTTTGGAGAAAATGATGAACCCATTTTGTGTGAAATTAATTCCAACGCACATTTTAAAAACATATATGATTGTACAGGTGTTGATATTACAAAGGATATGATGGCTTTTATTAAGGAGACCATTACCGAATAACAAATACTTAAACCGGGCAAATTTTTGCTCGGTTTTTTGTATCTATTCTATCTTTCTACAAATAATACAATTATATATGTCAAAAAATAATGAGGTAGGAAAAATGAGGAGACTTCGGACAACTCGTAAAAGTAATAAATCTCAACAACCTAAGCAAACCAATCGAATGGTGAAAATGGTGCTAGAGGATAATCGGTCGACATTAAAGAGTATCTTTAAAAATAGTGTTGATATCCAGTTCAGAGACTTGCAATTAAAAGAGGAAAATAACAATCGGGCCTTTATTTGTTATACAGAAGGTATGGTTAGAGAAGAGTTTATTCATGATAATGTCTTAGAACCGTTATTAGGAATCGATCTTAATAAGGAAGAAATAAACTCTGCTTCATTAATTTCCTATATGGATTCTAATATTATCAAGGCTTCTTCAGTGGATAAGACTTCTAATTTAGATCATATTATAGAAAAAATACTTCGAGGGCAAACGGCGATTTTTATCGATGGGTTTGACAGTGCGTTACTAATCAGTACAGAATCTTATCAATCGAGAGCGGTAGAGGAGCCAGAAACGGAATCAACGGTAAGAGGATCAAGAGAAGGTTTTAACGAAGTCATAAGTACTAATACTTCCTTACTCCGTCGTAAAATAAATAATCCTCATTTAATTTTTGAGGAGTTCATTATTGGAGGAAACACAAAAACCACAGTGCGCATTGGCTACATCGACGGTATTGCTAAGCAAGAGATAGTAGAGGAAGTAAGAAATCGTCTTGAATCGATCGAGACGGATGTTGTACTGGAAACTGGTTATTTAGAGCAATATATAGAAGATCATCCTAAGTCCATCTTTCAGACGATTGGTAATAGCGAAAAGCCAGACAAAGTAGCCGCAAAATTATTGGAAGGTCGAGTGTCCATATTGTGTGATGGGACACCGTTTGTATTAACAGTACCTTATTTATTTATTGAGTCAATGCAAGTACCGGAAGACTATTATTCCAAGCCTTATTTTACTACACTAATTCGTTTGATTCGACTGATTGCGTTATTTCTAACTGTTGCTACTCCGGCAGTTTTTGTGGCGGCGGCCACTTTTCATCATGAAATGGTGCCAGCCTTATTATTAACAACGATGGCTGCTGCTGAGGAGAGAGTACCTTTTCCGATTATGTTAGAAGCTTTAATCATGACTGTTATCTTTGAGCTACTTCGTGAAGCTGGGGTCCGAATGCCTCGACCTATCGGCTCAGCTGTGAGTATTGTTGGTGCATTAGTAATTGGGGAAGCTGCTGTACAGGCAGGACTAGTAGGAGCACCAATGGTTATTGTAGTAGCGTTGACAGCTATTACCGGTTTTGTTGTGACAGCGATCAATAATACTGTCATTTTAATTCGATTTTTCCTGATTTTGTTATCGGGATCTTTCGGATTCTACGGTTTACTGATGGGAACACTGTTCGTTGTTGCTCACGCTTGTTCATTAAGATCATTTGGTACTCCGTATCTAACACCGTTCGCACCAGTAGAGTTAAAGGAATGGAGAGATACATTTGTCCGGTTGTCATTGAAGAATTTACAAAGAAAGCCAAGTTCTATTCTTCGCAAGAAATATTGAATATATCACTAGGAGTGACAACTTATGAAGAAAATAGTCCCTTTTTTTATGGTAATTTTATTGACTGGGTGTTGGGATGTAGAGGAATTAACAGAGATTGGGATTGTAGCTGCGATGGCAATTGATATGGATGAAGAATCGGGAGAATACCAGCTTACATCAGAATTTTTAAGGCCATCTGCTGAGAGTACATTTGTCGCTTCTCAAGACGAACCTTTCTTAACGGTATCGGTAACGGGAAGGTCGATGTCTGAATTACTAAGAAAAACAAATCTTAAAATAGATCGGAAAGGCTTCTATTCTCATAACAAGGTAGTGATTGTGAGTGAAGAAGTTGCCAGAGAAGGTTTACTGCCCATTTTTGAAACATTCCAACGAGAGCAACTAGTACGAAGTTATGTTTGGCTGGGAGTGACTAGCGGTACAAGTGCTGCTTCAATCCTTGAGAAGCAAAAAAATAGTATCTCGAAGATTCCTGCCGATTTTCTTGATAGCTTATTTGATAATGCCGAGTATGAAACTGTTTCGTTTAATTTATTGAAATTTTATAAGCACGCTTTAAGGCAAGGACAAAATCCGGTATTAGGTGTTATAACCTTTGATCAGAGTGAACAGAAGGCAGAACCTGATGTGCATTTGTCTGGTGGAGCGGCTTTTATCAAAGACAAACTTGTTGGTTTTATGAATAATGATGAAACGATGGGGTATAATTGGATCACTACTAATAATAGGAATAGCAACGAAGGTACAATGACTTTTCCTTATAAAGACGATAAATACGTTACACTAAAATTAGTTAATATTAATTCAAGTATTAAGCCAAAAGTAACAAATAAAACGGATATCTCCTATACTGTTGAAATAAAACAACAATTGGAAGTTACAGAACGTCAGGAATTAAAAAAAACAGAAACAAGAAAAGAGCTTGCTCAGTTAGTAGTCGAGCTTGAGAAAACAGTAAAAAAAGAAATAGAAGGTAAGGTGGAACAAGTCATCACAAAAGCACAGGAAGACTTTCAATCAGATATTTTTGGGTTTGGAGCATCATTACGCAATAAGTACCCAAAAGTTTGGAACAATATAAAAGATAATTGGAGTGAAGAATTTGCCAAAGTTCCCTATGAAATTAAAGTGGAGGTAGAAATTTTAAATACAGGTTTACTAGATGGATCTCTACATCCTCACGAATAACTTAGCGAAAAAACCCCCTGAAAATATGATAAATAAGCACGAGAATTAAGACTAAAGCATAGGCTAGACCCCCAAATATTAAGAAACCTAACATCGGGTCTGCTTTCAGTACTTCCATTTTTAAGGGCATAAGAATCCTCCTTTTACTACGGTGACTTCCATCAGATTGGACGATGAACCATCACAAACGGAAGTCACCTTTTATTTATTATGTTTCTTCTTCACTTTGATAATCAGCAGGATTAATAACGGAAGAAGTGCATACAACAGTATACTGTAGACTCCTCCTTCCATTCCTTTCCATCTTTGATCATCTAAATTATCAAAACGGAGTATCGAAATAATAGGAAGCGCTAAACCAAAAATAATAATAATCCATTTAGAATTTGATTTATTAAATAACCAAGTAAACATTAAAGAAAAACCATAAAAATGGATAGCTGTTTTATAAAATCCCCCGATAAACATGATAAACACGCCGATAGCATCAAGATTAGTAAAAATCATGGCAACATGAACCGAGAGCATTGTCTCTAACAATGGTATTTCGGAGCTTCCTGTCAGTTCTGAACCTAGGACACCAATAAAGACAATGTTAGCTATTAATAATAAAAACGTTGAAACCGTAACAGCAATATATGTTGTTTTACGGATAAATTCTTGTTTTTTGACATAATGCCAAATGGTAAGAAAGACTACCATCTCACCGAAAGGAAAGGAAACAACTATCGGGATTTCTGCAAGGATTGGTTGAATCCCTTCCCCTAAAATTGGTAATAAATTCAATATCTCAAACTCACCGGAAATCATATTCAGAAAATATGCGGCAAGTAAGAAAAAGAAAAGATATGGCAGAAATATTTCAATCGATCTAGCGATGACTTCAATTCCTTTATGCAAAATATAAACCATTACCACAATGAATATATAAAGAATTACGAGAAGAGGTGTTTCAGGTAGAGCAGTCATTTTGATCAAGGCACCAAATTCATAGAAATTATGTGTTGTTTGACTCAGAAAATACATGCTGTATAGAAATATCAGCGGTTTAGCTAGAATAACACCCAGACAGTCATTTAATATCTCCGCAAAGTTCTTCATGGTGTGATATCTAGGTATTTGGGTATACACCCATAATAAAATAAAGCTGAGAACAAAAGACACTAACACGACGATCCATGCATCCCTTTTAGCTCCACTACCTAAGGCAAACAATGTCGTACTTCCAATCTCAAATGCTACGATGAGGGCGAAAAGCTGAATATTTGATATTTGTCTCATGTCTCATTACCCCCATGAATAGATTATGGCAATTCTTTTTTTTGGCGTACGGTATAGTTTTAACATTTTTGCCATTATAACTGAAAAATATAACGGCAGGCTGAAAGTACCTGTAATTTAGGAGCATAATATACTAGAGGATAAAGATAAAAAAGGAGATCGAAGAATAGAGCATAATGGCCGGCTGATTTACGGTAAAGAAGACGTCGAAAATAATAGTATATTTATTGATTAAGTGCAAACAGAAGCAGAACTGCTTAGAATGGAGATCGAACTTGCCATCTATCAAGAGCTTCAGGTGAGCGCATTCATCATCGACTTTATCGTTCCAAGAACAGAACAAGTCTGAATCCGATGTGAATGGTTCTGCCAACATCATACAAAAGTGGTTCCGGCAGCGTTTGAAGGCATTTTTTCTATGAAATTGTTCTTTCAACCAACATCCATCGTATTAAAATAACGTAATCCCCAAGGCATGGCCAATGGGATAATCTGTTATTGATTATGTTTTTTCTTCACTTTTATAATCAGAAGGATTAATAACGGAAGGAGTGCATACAACAGTATATTGTAGACACCCCCTTCCATTCCTTTCCATTTTTGATCGTCTAAATTATCAAAACGTAGTATCGAAATAATAGGAAGTGCTAAACCAAAAATAATAATAATCCATTTAGAATTTGATTTATTAAATAACCAAGTAAACATTAAAGAAAAACCATAAAAATGGATAGCTGTTTTATAGAATCCCCCGATGAACATGATAAACACGCCGATAATATCAAGATTAGTGAAAATCATGGCGATATGAACCGAGAGCATTGTCTCCAGTAACGGTATTTCTGAACTGTCTGTCAATTCCACACCTAAGACAGCAATAAAGACAATCTGAGCTATTAATAATAAAAACGTTGAAACAGTTACAGCAATATATGTTGTCTTACGGATGAGATGCTGCTTTTGGACATA encodes:
- a CDS encoding GerAB/ArcD/ProY family transporter; translation: MRQISNIQLFALIVAFEIGSTTLFALGSGAKRDAWIVVLVSFVLSFILLWVYTQIPRYHTMKNFAEILNDCLGVILAKPLIFLYSMYFLSQTTHNFYEFGALIKMTALPETPLLVILYIFIVVMVYILHKGIEVIARSIEIFLPYLFFFLLAAYFLNMISGEFEILNLLPILGEGIQPILAEIPIVVSFPFGEMVVFLTIWHYVKKQEFIRKTTYIAVTVSTFLLLIANIVFIGVLGSELTGSSEIPLLETMLSVHVAMIFTNLDAIGVFIMFIGGFYKTAIHFYGFSLMFTWLFNKSNSKWIIIIFGLALPIISILRFDNLDDQRWKGMEGGVYSILLYALLPLLILLIIKVKKKHNK